A stretch of the Ananas comosus cultivar F153 linkage group 14, ASM154086v1, whole genome shotgun sequence genome encodes the following:
- the LOC109720135 gene encoding cell differentiation protein rcd1-like produces the protein MAWRPAIYTCTLVDTLPNPDEHHHHLNLTTPTLSMANTARSAPSLSPLTSPEPSAHTAAAAAVSVERLVLDICHRERRAMAMQILAKVMKRHEDVALAIWHSRSTMAALIQEIVSIYRYLSPPRLSMADSTRVCYALALLKCVASHRETRTPFLQAGIPLYLYPFLNTSSVEKPIEYVRLTSLGVIGALVKYDDAVAINFLIQTELLPLCLRAMEMGTLLSKTVATLIVQKVLMDEVGLQHVCSTAERFYSVCDVLAFMVTSRVEPPSVRLLKYIIICYRRLSENLRASFCLNDRLPKELRDADFIECLRDDPEAMSCLRQLLQNIGIAAATFQAHQQGGVNYIIRSWR, from the exons ATGGCGTGGCGCCCCGCTATATATACTTGTACCCTCGTCGACACGCTTCCGAACCCCGAcgagcaccaccaccacctcaaCCTCACCACCCCAACCCTATCCATGGCGAACACCGCGCGCTCCGCCCCCTCCCTTTCTCCGTTGACGTCGCCGGAGCCCTCCGCCcacacggcggcggcggcggcggtttcCGTGGAGCGTCTCGTGCTCGACATCTGCCACCGCGAGCGCAGGGCCATGGCCATGCAAATCCTCGCCAAG GTAATGAAAAGACATGAAGATGTAGCTCTAGCAATCTGGCACTCTCGTTCCACCATGGCAGCGCTCATCCAA GAAATTGTTTCAATATATCGTTATCTCTCACCTCCAAGATTGTCCATGGCCGATTCAACTCGAGTTTGCTATGCACTTGCCCTTCTCAAG TGTGTAGCCTCCCACCGTGAGACAAGAACTCCTTTTCTGCAAG CTGGTATACCTCTTTATTTGTACCCGTTTTTAAATACGAGTAGTGTAGAAAAGCCAATCGAGTATGTAAGATTAACCAGCTTGGGTGTTATAGGCGCCCTTGTAAAG TATGATGATGCTGTCGCCATAAATTTCCTTATACAAACTGAACTGCTTCCTCTGTGTCTACGTGCAATGGAGATGGGTACTCTACTTTCAAAAACA GTAGCAACTTTGATTGTTCAAAAAGTGCTTATGGATGAAGTTGGTCTTCAACATGTTTGTTCCACAGCCGAGCGCTTTTATTCTGTATGTGACGTACTTGCTTTCATGGTCACATCTCGTGTAGAACCACCCTCTGTGAGACTGCTGAAGTACATAATCATATGCTACCGAAGGCTTTCGGAGAATTTGAg GGCATCGTTTTGTCTGAATGATCGTCTTCCGAAGGAGTTAAGGGATGCGGATTTTATCGAGTGCCTTCGT GACGACCCCGAAGCTATGAGCTGCCTTCGGCAACTTCTACAGAACATAGGCATAGCTGCCGCGACCTTCCAAGCTCACCAGCAGGGAGGAGTCAATTACATAATAAGAAGCTGGcgataa
- the LOC109720381 gene encoding 60S acidic ribosomal protein P0, with the protein MAIKLSKAEKKVEYDKKLCRLLDEYTKVLIAAADNVGSNQLQNIRKGLRGDSIILMGKNTLIRRCIKIHAEKSGNKDYLNLLPLLVGNVGLIFTKGDLKEVSEEVAKYKVGAPARVGLVAPIDVVVPPGNTGLDPSQTSFFQVLNIPTKINKGTVEIITPVELIKKGDKVGSSEAALLSKLGIRPFSYGLIIQSVYDSGSVFSPEVLDLTEDDLIERFASGVSVVTSLSLALSYPTLAAAPHMFINAYKNVLAVALATEYSFPQAEQVKEYLKDPSKFAVAAPVAAADTSAAAPAAAKEEEKKDEPAEESDDEIGFSLFDE; encoded by the exons ATGGCTATTAAGCTTTCAAAGGCAGAGAAGAAGGTCGAATATGACAAGAAGTTATGCAGGCTTCTGGATGAATACACCAAAGTGCTGATTGCAGCAGCTGACAATGTGGGGTCCAACCAGCTCCAGAACATCCGGAAGGGACTTCGCGGTGACTCCATAATTTTGATGGGGAAGAACACACTCATCCGCCGTTGCATCAAGATTCATGCTGAGAAGAGCGGAAACAAAGATTACCTCAACCTGCTCCCTTTGCTTGTG GGAAATGTTGGATTGATTTTTACAAAGGGAGATTTGAAGGAGGTTAGTGAGGAGGTTGCCAAGTACAAG GTTGGAGCTCCTGCTCGTGTAGGCCTTGTCGCTCCCATTGATGTGGTTGTCCCACCTGGCAACACGGGGTTAGACCCCTCACAGACCTCCTTTTTCCAA GTCTTGAATATCCCAACCAAGATTAACAAGGGAACGGTCGAAATCATCACGCCGGTTGAGCTGATCAAGAAAGGCGACAAAGTGGGTTCATCAGAAGCGGCCCTTCTCTCCAAGCTCGGCATTCGGCCATTCTCTTATGGCCTGATCATTCAATCAGTGTATGATAGCGGGTCGGTCTTCAGCCCCGAAGTGCTTGACCTAACGGAGGATGATCTGATTGAGAGGTTTGCATCCGGCGTTTCCGTGGTCACTTCGCTCTCATTGGCCTTGTCGTATCCCACCCTTGCGGCTGCGCCTCATATGTTCATCAATGCTTATAAGAATGTTCTTGCGGTTGCTCTCGCTACAGAATACAGCTTCCCACAGGCCGAGCAAGTTAAGGAGTATCTAAAG GATCCGAGCAAATTCGCCGTTGCTGCGCCAGTTGCCGCCGCCGATACCTcagctgctgctcctgctgcagcaaaggaagaggagaagaaggacgAGCCCGCCGAGGAGTCAGACGATGAAATAGGCTTTAGTTTGTTCGACGAATAA
- the LOC109720380 gene encoding WPP domain-associated protein-like, with amino-acid sequence MEEPIMEKSEQTEQVGQSVDEPMSSRSNTFYGNDLASQEKVLLEEMESYWEDLSSRLTVSRMVSDSVIRGMVNAVEEASEELASKEAVIAILNQKLQLCEANAAGVDEGCHRSSEASANEQLWEDELERKITGIIFCDFVRSLKDEFERKLEQRSFGEKSSHSFHKRVDELSAISQQLKTVLEFYPSSEFGFLEGLEDSSISKKREQSPWKVLGNHHSTHASRTEENGNESIENSKELREDMHLAFPLLKRMNKEEVIDFFKNEIKNMKMQHDKALQELIEEVFSLKRELLKEKGSTHPIQFRKDKETELVRKNIFNLISKLDDILLEDEKLTSIKYEQESLDNLKEQTDSLLIENQRLRDLIADREKDADSEKQISDYSSPETGYLEQIRKLELENEDIQIESFIRDDTQKILLKELLGELKMDIHGFQMESKMQQDFHSFVHKSILASTISSISTALLNSYEEKNLIKAALLEKENALFSEIEECKKLKQALDSFSKLVREKELLASGMESKVTQQKGQLDLVLREIDILRDKVNERDLYISESKREFNLMVSRLEEALQNARQYEVRLSEANQKLKDISDSVQEAEIQKNLLNAVIAEKQNALVLAAAKEEEHEKWMKSITVFMQEFSKSLVDCESRLVNYLEYIESRFLALKDQFNQLVKQANFVKRKTQWYKELFEISSSNLRKAEIEVDLLGDEVDALTHLLDKVYVALDHYSSVLQHYPGVVDALEMIRTYLKGNSK; translated from the exons ATGGAAGAACCAATAATGGAGAAATCCGAGCAAACGGAGCAGGTTGGGCAATCAGTTGATGAACCCATGTCATCGAGAAGTAACACTTTTTACGGCAACGATTTGGCTTCACAGGAGAAAGTCCTTCTTGAAGAGATGGAGTCTTACTGGGAGGATCTGAGTTCTCGGTTAACGGTGTCGAGGATGGTGAGCGACTCCGTTATCAGAGGAATGGTAAATGCGGTGGAGGAGGCCAGTGAAGAACTCGCATCTAAGGAAGCGGTAATAGCGATCTTGAACCAAAAGTTGCAGCTTTGTGAGGCTAATGCTGCGGGAGTGGATGAAGGGTGCCACCGCTCATCAGAGGCATCGGCGAATGAGCAACTTTGGGAAGATGAGCTTGAAAGAAAGATCACTGGCATTATCTTTTGTGATTTTGTTAGGAGCCTTAAGGATGAGTTTGAGAGAAAACTTGAGCAAAGAAGTTTCGGGGAAAAATCATCCCATAGTTTCCACAAAAGGGTTGATGAACTCTCTGCTATTAGCCAACAGCTCAAAACCGTATTGGAGTTCTACCCCAGTTCCGAGTTTGGGTTTCTTGAAGGTCTGGAAGATAGCAGTATCTCTAAAAAGAGGGAACAATCTCCATGGAAGGTATTGGGAAATCACCATTCGACGCATGCATCCCGTACTGAGGAGAATGGTAATGAGTCAATTGAGAACTCCAAGGAGTTGCGAGAAGATATGCATCTTGCCTTTCCACTGCTAAAACGCATGAATAAGGAAGaagtaattgatttttttaagaatgaaataaaaaatatgaaaatgcaGCATGATAAAGCACTGCAAGAGCTGATAGAAGAGGTGTTTAGCCTAAAGAGGGAACTCCTGAAGGAAAAGGGCTCTACCCATCCTATACAGTTCCGAAAAGATAAGGAAACTGAGCTCGTGAGGAAAAATATCTTTAATCTCATCTCAAAGTTGGATGATATCCTGTTGGAGGATGAAAAGTTGACTTCTATTAAATATGAGCAAGAGTCATTAGACAATCTAAAAGAGCAGACCGATTCATTACTTATTGAAAATCAAAGATTGCGAGATTTAATAGCTGATAGAGAAAAAGATGCAGACAGCGAGAAGCAAATTTCAGATTATTCATCTCCGGAGACAGGCTATCTGGAGCAAATTAGGAAGCTTGAATTGGAAAATGAAGATATTCAGATAGAATCCTTCATTAGAGACGACACCCAAAAGATTCTTTTGAAAGAGCTACTCGGAGAACTCAAAATGGACATTCACGGTTTTCAGATGGAGTCAAAGATGCAGCAGGACTTTCACTCTTTTGTACATAAAAGTATCCTAGCAAGTACAATTTCAAGCATTAGCACTGCTTTGCTTAATTCTTACGAGGAAAAGAATTTGATCAAAGCGGCACTATTGGAGAAGGAGAATGCACTATTTTCAGAAATTGAAGAATGCAAGAAACTGAAGCAGGCACTGGATTCCTTCTCAAAACTGGTGAGAGAAAAGGAGCTACTTGCATCGGGGATGGAGTCCAAGGTGACGCAACAAAAAGGGCAGCTTGACTTAGTATTGCGCGAAATCGACATACTAAGAGACAAAGTCAATGAACGAGATTTGTATATTTCTGAGAGCAAGAGAGAATTCAATTTGATGGTCAGTAGATTGGAAGAGGCTTTACAAAATGCTCGCCAATATGAAGTGAGGTTAAGTGAAGCAAATCAGAAACTTAAGGACATTTCTGACTCTGTACAGGAAGCCGAGATACAGAAGAACCTTCTAAATGCTGTTATTGCGGAGAAGCAGAATGCACTAGTATTGGCTGCCGCAAAGGAAGAAGAGCATGAAAAGTGGATGAAATCTATAACTGTTTTCATGcaagagttttcaaaatctCTTGTCGATTGTGAATCCAGATTAGTTAATTACCTTGAGTACATCGAGTCGAG GTTTCTGGCTCTGAAGGATCAATTTAACCAACTTGTGAAACAAGCAAACTTTGTTAAAAGGAAGACACAGTGGTACAAGgaattatttgaaataagttCATCTAATCTTCGGAAGGCAGAAATTGAG GTTGATCTGCTTGGAGATGAGGTTGATGCTCTAACGCATCTTCTTGACAAAGTATATGTCGCACTCGACCATTATTCTTCAGTACTACAGCACTACCCAGGA GTTGTGGACGCTTTGGAAATGATCAGAACATATCTGAAAGGAAATTCTAAATAA
- the LOC109720523 gene encoding F-box/WD-40 repeat-containing protein At5g21040, protein MAFECKDNIGYSSPNNCNSSSWDKEPVLVNPKTQLYNLCATTTANSSRKHHSKSIISQPVSALPSEQVDSKSNSNTTADDSARNGNKRSFNDLPPALVCEILQCLDAKELGIVSCVSTLLNSLASDHHGWKNFYCERWGMPPLLCSKSVPVSGTSVEKSWKDMFVEREFRSRSFMGRYSIDVLHGHTEAVRAVFLLQSAKLIFTAGYDSVVRMWDMEEGLSIAASRSLGCTIRAIVADSKLLVASGTDAFLQCWQAVEGNTHLFDITGSTADPSVEFRLWGHEGPVTCLALDSARIYSGSWDMSIRVWDRSRRKCLRTLKHGDWVWALAPRGSTITSTAGRDAYIWDIQSGEPITVISNAHVGNAFSLTRSHLGNLLFTGGEDGTIHMFEINEDCDCDDIKPAVTWVPHTGPVHSLTFEYPWLVSAGGDGRIALIDVRKLLIPSQKSSLSKFSGVSRVKQSALGAVEPPQRMLSVHGFGCNLFSVDIGADRIVCGGEEGVVRVWNFSEALEIEKRVRALRSVRLENRMRRRKAQIEINGNGGKGDQCSVAAKRNQLNADRNGVWHSKRGVSGKLKA, encoded by the coding sequence ATGGCCTTTGAATGCAAGGACAATATAGGATACTCGTCACCCAACAATTGCAACTCTAGTTCCTGGGACAAAGAACCTGTTTTGGTGAATCCGAAAACGCAACTGTATAATCTTTGTGCAACTACAACAGCAAATTCAAGTAGAAAACACCATAGCAAATCAATCATTTCGCAACCCGTTTCCGCGCTCCCTTCGGAGCAGGTTGACTCTAAATCTAACAGCAACACTACCGCCGACGATTCGGCTCGAAATGGCAACAAACGATCGTTTAATGATCTCCCTCCTGCCTTAGTCTGTGAGATCCTCCAATGCCTCGACGCGAAGGAGCTCGGGATTGTTTCTTGCGTCTCGACCCTTCTTAATAGCCTAGCGTCGGATCATCATGGCTGGAAGAACTTCTACTGTGAAAGATGGGGCATGCCTCCACTTTTGTGCTCGAAGTCAGTCCCCGTGTCGGGGACCTCGGTTGAGAAGTCGTGGAAGGACATGTTTGTGGAGCGGGAGTTCAGGAGCAGATCGTTCATGGGGAGGTATAGCATTGATGTTCTCCATGGACACACGGAAGCTGTTCGTGCCGTATTTCTCCTCCAGTCCGCGAAGCTCATATTTACCGCTGGGTACGATTCGGTGGTTCGCATGTGGGACATGGAAGAAGGGCTGTCGATTGCGGCGTCCCGCTCTCTCGGTTGCACCATCCGAGCTATCGTAGCTGATTCTAAGCTTCTAGTGGCCAGTGGGACTGATGCCTTCCTCCAGTGCTGGCAAGCCGTTGAAGGGAACACACATCTTTTTGACATCACTGGGAGCACTGCAGACCCTAGTGTCGAATTCCGCCTCTGGGGGCACGAAGGCCCTGTGACTTGCCTTGCCTTGGACTCCGCACGAATCTATAGTGGCTCATGGGATATGAGCATTCGAGTATGGGACCGGTCTCGGAGGAAGTGCTTGAGAACATTGAAGCACGGGGATTGGGTATGGGCTCTTGCCCCTCGCGGATCCACCATTACTAGCACAGCTGGAAGAGATGCATACATTTGGGATATTCAGAGTGGTGAACCAATTACCGTAATTAGTAATGCCCATGTGGGTAATGCTTTTTCCTTGACCCGTTCACACTTGGGGAATCTGCTATTCACTGGAGGCGAAGACGGTACCATTCACATGTTTGAGATCAACGAAGACTGCGACTGTGACGATATTAAGCCTGCTGTCACTTGGGTCCCGCACACTGGTCCTGTTCATTCTCTCACTTTTGAGTATCCATGGCTTGTTTCCGCTGGTGGTGATGGCCGAATTGCACTGATCGATGTGAGAAAACTTCTAATTCCCAGCCAGAAGTCTTCATTGAGTAAATTTTCTGGGGTTTCAAGAGTTAAGCAGTCGGCTCTAGGTGCAGTAGAGCCACCGCAGAGGATGCTTAGTGTTCATGGATTTGGGTGCAACCTCTTCTCTGTGGACATTGGAGCAGATAGGATTGTATGTGGCGGTGAGGAGGGTGTTGTTAGGGTTTGGAACTTCTCAGAAGCGCTCGAGATTGAGAAGAGGGTTCGAGCCCTTAGAAGTGTTAGGCTGGAGAATAGGATGAGGCGGCGCAAGGCCCAAATAGAGATTAACGGTAATGGTGGAAAAGGCGATCAGTGTTCCGTCGCTGCTAAAAGGAACCAATTGAATGCGGACAGAAACGGCGTTTGGCACAGCAAACGTGGGGTCAGTGGCAAACTCAAGGCTTAG
- the LOC109720813 gene encoding probable receptor-like protein kinase At1g30570 — MKTLVLLLVGLLSMFLQSKLIQGKTFLINCGSNATADADGRKWAGDSIPGDNFTLSSTGIVASTSSINAEPIFGSLYKTARFFNTSSSYNFGVVSGDYCIRLHFFPIKFENYDTNASAFDVSANDLKLLYKFNVSEEISWKSLRNNSVVTSVVKEYFLSVNLSELQIEFVPNVGSFAFVNAVEIIPLPENIFNGSINKVGGDGLKVPLSLSDQGIETMYRLNVGGPALKSNVDQFLYRPWESDESFMFSVNAATTIFNTSNISYVSSNDSSIAPVEVYESARIMSNNEVVEKKFNVSWRFYVDPNFDYLVRLHFCELIYDKSSQRIFKIYINNKTAAENYDVVLRAGGMNKAYHEDYVDAVSQQIDSLWLQLGPDSLTTASGTDALLNGLEIFKLSKNGNLAYVSERIDHNGEASSSKKPKRKALWEAVGAGIASIISIAIFSTLFFYHVRGKRESDVKDVPPGWHPLILHETTKSTTNARSSKPSLTNSASRIGRRFTLAEIKAATKNFDESLVIGTGGFGNVFKGVIDEGNTVAIKRAHPLSEQGLKEFETEIEMLSKLRHRHLVSMIGYCEEQREMILVYEFMANGTLRSHLYGSGLPPLTWKQRVDICIGAARGLHYLHTGADRGIIHRDVKTSNILLDENFVAKMSDFGLSKDGPALEHTHVSTAVKGSFGYLDPEYFRRQQLTQKSDVYSFGVVLFEVVCARPVINPSLPKDQINLAEWALRWQRQRSLETVVDPRLEGDYSSESLKKFGEIAEKCLADEGKNRPTMGEVLWHLEYVLQLHEAYKQSVDSESFGSTELGFADLSFSLPYIREGEEEICRH, encoded by the coding sequence ATGAAGACACTAGTATTGCTTCTCGTGGGTCTTTTGTCTATGTTTCTTCAATCAAAGCTCATTCAAGGTAAAACATTTCTTATCAATTGCGGATCTAACGCCACAGCCGATGCCGATGGTAGGAAATGGGCCGGAGACTCGATTCCTGGTGATAATTTCACTTTGAGTTCTACTGGAATTGTTGCATCAACTTCCTCTATTAACGCCGAGCCAATTTTTGGATCCCTGTATAAGACCGCTCGCTTCTTTAACACATCGTCGTCGTACAATTTTGGTGTTGTTTCGGGGGATTACTGCATCAGGCTTCACTTCTTTCCTATCAAGTTCGAAAATTACGACACAAATGCATCGGCATTTGATGTATCAGCAAATGATCTGAAGTTGCTTTACAAGTTCAATGTCTCGGAAGAAATCTCGTGGAAAAGCCTTCGGAACAATTCGGTCGTCACCTCGGTAGTGAAAGAGTATTTTCTTAGCGTCAATCTTAGTGAATTGCAGATTGAGTTTGTTCCCAATGTTGGATCTTTCGCTTTTGTTAATGCCGTTGAAATCATTCCATTGCCCGAAAATATATTCAATGGCTCTATAAACAAAGTTGGCGGCGATGGCTTGAAGGTTCCGTTGAGTCTAAGTGACCAAGGAATTGAGACGATGTACCGACTAAATGTCGGAGGCCCTGCACTTAAATCTAACGTAGACCAATTTCTATATAGACCATGGGAGTCGGATGAGAGTTTTATGTTCTCCGTCAATGCTGCGACCACTATATTCAATACTTCAAACATAAGCTATGTCTCAAGCAACGACTCTTCGATTGCTCCTGTTGAGGTTTATGAGAGTGCAAGAATAATGTCGAACAATGAAGTAGTTGAGAAGAAGTTCAACGTATCGTGGAGATTCTACGTCGACCCGAACTTTGACTACTTGGTTCGCTTACACTTCTGCGAGCTGATTTATGACAAATCAAGCcagagaatttttaaaatttatatcaataATAAGACCGCAGCTGAAAACTACGATGTGGTTTTGCGGGCGGGGGGGATGAACAAAGCCTACCACGAGGACTATGTTGATGCCGTATCGCAACAAATAGACTCTCTTTGGCTTCAGTTGGGCCCCGATTCTTTGACCACTGCTTCGGGTACCGACGCACTTTTAAATGGGTTGGAAATTTTCAAGCTTAGCAAGAACGGAAATCTTGCTTACGTATCGGAGAGGATCGATCATAATGGTGAAGCCTCTTCTTCTAAGAAGCCGAAGAGAAAAGCTCTTTGGGAAGCTGTCGGTGCAGGTATTGCTTCTATAATCTCTATAGCAATTTTCTctactcttttcttttatcaCGTTCGAGGAAAGAGAGAGTCTGATGTTAAAGATGTTCCGCCCGGTTGGCATCCACTTATCCTTCACGAGACTACGAAAAGCACCACTAATGCTCGATCATCTAAGCCTTCGCTAACAAATAGCGCATCAAGAATTGGTAGGAGGTTCACTTTAGCCGAGATTAAAGCCGCCACCAAGAACTTCGATGAGTCTTTGGTGATCGGGACGGGAGGTTTTGGCAACGTCTTCAAGGGGGTCATTGATGAGGGGAACACAGTGGCGATCAAGCGGGCCCACCCGCTATCCGAACAAGGACTAAAGGAATTCGAGACCGAGATCGAGATGCTATCGAAGCTTCGGCATCGGCACCTTGTATCCATGATCGGGTATTGTGAAGAGCAAAGAGAGATGATTTTGGTGTACGAATTCATGGCTAATGGCACGCTAAGAAGCCATCTTTATGGAAGCGGACTTCCTCCGCTGACATGGAAGCAGCGTGTCGATATTTGCATCGGCGCGGCACGCGGGCTTCACTACCTCCACACCGGGGCGGATAGAGGTATAATTCATCGTGATGTTAAGACTTCCAACATTCTCTTGGATGAGAACTTTGTTGCCAAAATGTCCGACTTTGGTTTATCCAAGGATGGCCCCGCATTGGAACATACCCATGTCAGTACTGCGGTAAAGGGAAGCTTCGGTTATCTCGACCCAGAATACTTCCGACGGCAGCAGCTCACTCAGAAATCAGATGTTTATTCTTTTGGAGTGGTGCTCTTCGAGGTTGTCTGTGCTAGGCCTGTGATAAACCCTTCCTTGCCGAAGGATCAAATTAACTTAGCCGAATGGGCACTACGGTGGCAAAGGCAAAGGTCGCTCGAGACAGTTGTAGATCCACGGCTTGAAGGAGACTACTCCTCGGAGTCCCTGAAAAAATTTGGAGAAATTGCAGAAAAGTGCCTCGCTGATGAGGGAAAGAATAGGCCGACGATGGGTGAAGTTTTATGGCATTTGGAGTATGTTCTTCAACTTCATGAAGCCTACAAGCAAAGTGTGGACAGCGAATCATTCGGGAGTACTGAGTTGGGTTTTGCCGATTTATCTTTTAGTCTACCGTATAttagagagggagaagaggaaaTTTGCAGACACTAG